One genomic region from Campylobacter sp. RM5004 encodes:
- a CDS encoding flagellar biosynthesis anti-sigma factor FlgM, with amino-acid sequence MLNSVSSSMAYSSQDILKPKLSKSENVDSKSDVKQSSLSPKAAAIAEQIANGTYKIDLKATANAILNELS; translated from the coding sequence ATGTTAAACTCAGTTAGTTCATCTATGGCTTATTCAAGTCAAGATATTTTAAAACCTAAGTTAAGTAAAAGCGAGAATGTTGATAGCAAAAGCGATGTAAAACAAAGCTCTCTTAGTCCAAAAGCAGCTGCAATTGCAGAGCAAATTGCTAATGGAACTTATAAAATAGATTTAAAAGCTACTGCAAACGCTATTTTAAATGAGTTAAGCTGA
- a CDS encoding rod-binding protein has product MANNLEFKTQNIDEKLLREQTDAFEAFMIKNVLDISLKIENPLFGKDAADDIYGSMYNDAMSKALSGGLGFSEILFNFLKERL; this is encoded by the coding sequence ATAGCAAATAATTTAGAGTTTAAGACTCAAAATATTGATGAAAAATTATTAAGAGAGCAAACCGATGCTTTTGAAGCTTTTATGATAAAAAATGTTTTAGATATTAGCTTAAAGATTGAAAATCCTTTGTTTGGCAAAGATGCAGCCGATGATATTTATGGCTCTATGTATAATGATGCTATGAGTAAGGCTTTAAGCGGGGGGCTTGGCTTTTCAGAAATTTTATTTAATTTTTTAAAAGAAAGACTATAA